In Canis lupus baileyi chromosome X, mCanLup2.hap1, whole genome shotgun sequence, one DNA window encodes the following:
- the PWWP3B gene encoding PWWP domain-containing DNA repair factor 3B — translation MEAEYVLCNWKDQLWPAKVLSRSEISSNNKRKKTFSLEVQILSLDEKIKVESTEAKILSKSQIEALASSLAAQSEGSDLPIEETAYERSLKVALDILNERTNVSQASSSDEEATTTLSQNDPQKLSDSSPRKKYRKHEGDEGDLLKCPEESENAASLLVANLENNDSQYDDKSQVHATIDALPSEMETKLSENPNWCETFPSLSEDDDEKESKKKIDISTIMPLHSTIKEEDAYIKDEKFTPTLLSDTFTVPKAVKEETPDVCPETMAVSTESSTFSENIEDPGEGPSNPCSDTSQNQPVESEAGTSASSQPCSQECQVSFSASNHALDYSLLVNNERGLQRLDFEELGEELQASDKSAQVNSLSSILDDNEEDEELPRFVFNYEPRSFETGMIVWFKYQKYPFWPAVVKSIRRKERKASVLFVEASMNPEKRGIRVPFRRLKKFDCKEKQALVEKAREDYSESIDWCISLICDYRVRLGCGSFSGSFLEYYAADISYPIRKVIKQDTFRNLFPKLQNENPAEQMVVTSQTKKMSFQKILPDRMKAARDRANKNLVDFIVNAKGTENHLLAILKGTKASRWLKSFLNANRFTPCIETYFEDEDQLDEVVKYLQEIYKQIDEKMLTLIRDDKIKFILEVLLPEAIICSISAVDGLDYKAAEAKYLKGPSLGYRERELFDAKILFEKRRKPLTNEAH, via the coding sequence ATGGAAGCCGAGTATGTCCTGTGCAATTGGAAGGACCAGTTATGGCCGGCTAAGGTTTTGTCTAGATCTGAAATATCATcaaacaataagagaaaaaagacattttccctAGAAGTTCAAATACTCTCACTGgatgaaaaaattaaagtggaAAGCACAGAAGCAAAGATTCTAAGTAAATCTCAAATTGAAGCCCTTGCTTCCTCACTAGCAGCACAGTCAGAAGGCAGTGATCTACCTATAGAGGAAACAGCCTATGAAAGGTCACTAAAAGTGGCACTGGATATTCTAAATGAGAGAACAAATGTGAGTCAGGCAAGCAGTTCAGACGAAGAAGCAACCACTACACTGTCTCAGAATGATCCACAAAAGCTTTCTGATTCATCCCCTCGTAAAAAGTATCGGAAGCATGAAGGAGATGAAGGAGACTTACTGAAGTGTCCTGAGGAAAGTGAAAATGCAGCATCCCTGTTAGTAGCTAACTTAGAGAATAATGATTCCCAGTATGATGATAAATCACAAGTGCATGCAACCATTGATGCTCTTCCAAGTGAAATGGAAACAAAGTTATCAGAAAACCCCAACTGGTGCGAAacttttccttcactttcagaagatgatgatgaaaaggaaagcaagaaaaagattGATATCTCAACAATTATGCCTTTGCATTCCACAATCAAAGAGGAGGATGCATATATTAAAGATGAAAAGTTCACCCCAACTTTGCTGTCAGACACCTTCACTGTGCCCAAAGCAGTGAAAGAGGAGACACCAGACGTTTGCCCAGAGACCATGGCTGTTTCCACTGAATCCTCTACCTTCTCAGAGAATATTGAAGATCCTGGAGAGGGCCCCTCAAATCCGTGCTCAGATACCAGCCAGAATCAACCTGTGGAATCAGAAGCAGGTACCTCGGCATCCTCCCAGCCTTGTTCACAGGAATGTCAGGTTTCATTTAGTGCCTCTAACCATGCCCTGGATTATTCACTCCTTGTGAATAATGAAAGAGGTCTTCAGAGACTGGATTTTGAAGAACTTGGGGAAGAACTTCAAGCTTCTGATAAGTCAGCACAggtaaattctctctcttccatatTAGATGACAATGAGGAAGATGAAGAACTTCCAcgctttgtttttaattatgagCCTCGTTCATTTGAAACAGGAATGATAGTCTggtttaaatatcaaaaatatccATTTTGGCCAGCAGTGGTGAAAAGCATCAGGcgaaaagagagaaaagccagTGTGCTTTTTGTTGAGGCAAGCATGAATCCTGAAAAGAGAGGCATTAGGGTGCCTTTTAGAAGATTGAAGAAATTTGATTGTAAAGAGAAACAAGCACTAGTGGAAAAAGCCAGGGAGGATTACAGTGAAAGTATTGACTGGTGCATCTCCCTGATTTGTGACTACAGAGTTAGACTAGGTTGTGGTTCTTTTTCGGGCTCTTTCCTTGAGTATTATGCTGCTGATATTAGTTATCCAATTAGGAAAGTAATCAAACAGGACACGTTTAGGAACTTATTTCCAAAGCTGCAAAATGAGAATCCTGCAGAACAGATGGTTGTGACTTCCCAGACCAAGAAAATGTCCTTCCAGAAAATTCTTCCTGACCGAATGAAGGCTGCTCGGGACCGAGCCAACAAGAACCTCGTGGACTTCATTGTGAATGCAAAGGGAACAGAGAATCATCTTCTAGCTATTTTAAAAGGCACAAAAGCATCCAGGTGGCTGAAGTCATTTTTGAATGCAAATAGGTTCACTCCCTGTATTGAAACATACTTTGAGGATGAAGATCAGCTGGATGAAGTGGTGAAATATTTACAagaaatatacaaacaaatagatgaaaaaatgctGACTCTGATAAGagatgataaaattaaatttatcctGGAAGTTCTTCTGCCAGAAGCAATCATTTGTTCAATTTCTGCTGTGGATGGATTAGATTACAAGGCAGCTGAAGCAAAGTATCTAAAGGGACCATCTCTAGGATACAGGGAAAGAGAATTATTTGATGCAAAAATCTTATTTGAAAAGAGACGGAAACCATTAACAAATGAAGCTCATTAA